A segment of the Catenuloplanes nepalensis genome:
GAACCCCTCCGCCTCCGCGTTGGTGACGATCAGGCGGGCGCGGACCGCGTCGGTGGCGACCGAGGCCATGTGGGTGGCCAGTTCCTCCAGCGCGGCCCGGTCCGCGCCGTACGCGCAGAACATGCCGCCCTCCGGGTCGTAGCGGAATCGGCCCTCCAGGTGCGGGGCGTCCGCGCGGACGACGAGCCGGGCGACGCCCTCCCAGAAGTAGCCGTTCGGCTCGTGGCCGAGCTCCTCGATCACCCCGTCGACCGGCGTGCTGCCGGCGTGCAGGATCAGCGAGTAGGCGCCGGGCTTGGTCTCTATCAGGCTCAATGGATCCACCGGCCCATGGTCGCATCCCGGTACCGCGCGCCGGGGCACGCGCACGCCGAGTCCACTCGCCCGGGGTCGGCTGATCGTCCGCCGCGCACGGCGGCGATGAAGACGCTCGGGCGCACCGACCAGCCTGAGAGGCCGTCGTGACCAGCGCATATTCTCCGGTGCCGGAACTGAACAACTCATGGAGCTTCAGGATGAGGTGGGTTGCGAGGAGTACGCCGACGGGTTCGGCCTGGACGACTGGGACGACAAGTCGGGCCTGGAGGCCGACTGGTCGAAGGATCCGGAGTTCCTGAGCGCGCTGATCCCGTTCGCGCGGGCGACCGGCGGCGGCTCGTTCTACGCGCTGTGGCGGATCGACGACCGCGCCGACCTGGCCGCGCTGCCGGTGGTGGCGTTCACCGCGCGGTTCCTGGACTAGAGGCTTCCCAGGTGGCGAACATCGCGGCGTAACGGCCTCCCGCGGCGATCAGTGCGGTGTGCGACCCGGACTCGACCACCCGCCCGTCCTCCACGACCAGGATCCGGTCCGCGCGCCGCGCCGTGGAGAGCCGGTGCGCCACCAGGATCGCGGTCCGCCCGGTCAGCAGCCGGTCCAGCGCGGCCTCCACCCGCAGCTCGGAGCGCAGGTCCAGGCTGGACGTGGCCTCGTCCAGCACCACGATGCGCGGCTCGGCCAGGAACGCGCGGGCCAGCGCGATCAGCTGCCGCTCACCGGACGAGACGGACTGGCCGCGCTCGTGCAGGAAGCCGTCCAGGCCGACGCGCGCGACCAGGTCGTCCAGCCCGACCGCGGCGACCGCGTCCATGATCTCGGCCTCGCCGGCGTCCGGGCGGGCGAACGCGAGGTTGTCCCGCAGCGACGCGGCGAACAGGAACGGCTCCTGCGGGACCACGCCGACCTGCCGGTGCAGCGAGGTCAGCGTGACCGTGCGCAGGTCGTGGCCGTCGATCGTGATCATGCCGGACGACGGGTCGTAGAAGCGCGCGACCAGCTTGGCGATCGTGGACTTCCCGGCGCCGGTCGGTCCCACGCACGCCACGGTCTCGCCCGGCGCGATCCGCAACGACACGTCCGACAGCACCGGCCGCCCCGGCTCATAGGCGAACCCGACCCCGGCGAAGGTGATCTCCCCACGCACCGGCGGAAGATCAAGATCCCCGGAGGGTACGCCGGGAGCCGTGCTCAGCAGCCCCCGCAGTTTGCCGATCGCGGCGCGGGCCTGCTGGTAGTTCGTGTAGAGCTGGACGAGCTGCTGCACCGGCAGGAAGAACGCGTTCAGGTAGAGCACGAACGCGGTCAGCTCGCCGATGGACAGCTCGCCGCGCAGCACCATCCGGCCGCCGATCCAGAGCAGCGCGGCCAGCCCGAGCAGCCCGATCACGGACGTGCCGGGGCCGTAGACCGCGTTGATCCGGCCGGTCGCGTCGTTCGCGTCCCGGTAGGCGCCGACCACGCCGCGGTGCGCGAGCACGTGCCGGAGCTGCTGGCCGTACGCGGTGATCACGCGCACGCCGTAGAGGCTCTCGGACAGGTGCGAGAACATCACCGCGATGCTGTCCCGCTGCCGGTTGTAGGTGTCGTTCGCCGCGCGGCGGAACCAGAGCGTGAGCGCGAGCAGCGGCGGCACCACGATCAGCAGCGTGATCGCGGCCAGCCCGGCGTCGTAGTGGACGAGCACCGCGGTGACCACGACCATGGTCAGGCCCTGGATCAGGAACTGCGCGAAGCCCTCCTGCAGCAGGTGTTGCAGCGCCTCCACGTCGGAGGTCATCCGGGTCATGGTGACGCCGGCCTTCTCCCGCGTGTAGTAGTCCAGCGACATCCGCTGCAGCTGGGCGAAGACGCGGACGCGCAGGTCCCGGGTGGCGTAGGCGGCGAGCCGGCCGCTCTGCCGGACCCGGACGCCGGTGGCCAGGCCGGTGAGCACGACCGCGACCAGGAACGCGACCGCGCTCGCGACCAGCACCGGCGCGCTGCGGGCGAGGATGCCGTGGTCGATGCCGATCTGCACCAGGTACGGCCCGGACTGGAGCAGCAGCGCCTCGACCAGCACCGCGATCGCGGCCGCGACCAGCAGGCGCGGGCGGCGGGTGAGCAGCGACCGGAGCGAGATCCGGCCGCCGTCCGGCGCGAAGCTGAACGGCTCGTGCGCCGTCGTCAGCGGCGGCTCGGTGGCCTCCAGGCGGGCCACGCCGGCGGCCAGCTCAGCCGGGATTCCCGCGAAGGGCATGCCCGGGTTGCGCGCGGCCCTGCCCGCGCCGCTGGCCGAGAATCCGCCGGGCGACCCGGACCCCGGACCGCCGCCCGGACCGCCGAAACCACCGCCGAACATGCTCATGCCGGGCTCCCGGCACGGCCGCGGTGCCGGCCCGGCGGTGCACTCGCACACCGGCTCACGCGGACTCCTCGGCGACGGCGAACGCGGCGAGCACCGCGGCGTACCGTGGCTCGGTCCTGATCAGACCTTCGTGTGTGCCGTCCGCGATGATCCGGCCGTGGTCGACCAGCAGCACACGCTTCGCCAGGCCGATCGTGGCCGGCCGGTGCGCGACGATGATCGTGGTGCGGCCGTGCATGAGCGTGCGGAGCGCGTCGTGGATGCGGTGCTCGACCGCCACGTCGACCGCGCTGGTCGCGTCGTCGAGCACCAGCACCGGCGGGTTGACCAGCAGCGCCCGGGCGATCGCGACGCGCTGCCGCTGGCCGCCGGAGAGCGTGTAGCCGCGCTCGCCGACCACGGTGTCGTACCCGTGCTCCAGGTCTTGGATGAAGTCGTCCGCACCGGCCGTGCGCGCGGCGGCCCGGACCTCCTCGCGGCTCGCGTCCGGCCGGCCGAACGCGATGTTGGCGTGCACCGTCTCGGAGAACAGGAACGGCTCGTCCGGCACGATCCCGACCTGGTCGCGCAGCCGGTCGAGGCGGTAGTCGCGCACGTCCCGGCCGTCGATCGTGACGGAACCCGAGGTCACGTCGTAGTAGCGGGCGATCAGGCGGCCGATCGTGGACTTGCCGGAACCGGTCGCACCGACCAGCGCGACCGTCTCCCCCGCCGCGATGTCCAGGTCGAGGCCGTCCAGCGCGCGGGTGCCGTCGGGGTAGTCGAAGCGGACGTTCCTGAAGCCGATCTCTCCCGTGATCGCCGTCGCCACCCCGTCCGGCGGTGACTCGATCACCGGTGGCGTGTCCAGGATCTCGTAGATGCGCTTGGCGGACGCGGCCGCGCGCTGGCCCAGCATGATCATCATGCCGAGCATGCGGAACGGTGGCTGGAGCATCAGCACGTACGAGTTGAACGCCACGATCGTGCCCACGGTGGCGGTCCCGTCGATCACCATCAGACCGCCGAAGAGCAGCACCAGCGCGAGGCCGAGCCGGGGCAGGTTGTCGAGCACGGGATTCCACCGGCTGCGGATCGCCGCGTCACGCATGTAGACCCAGCGCACCCGGTCCGCGGCCGTGGCCAGCGCGTCCACCTGGCGCTGCTCGGCCGCGAACGACTTGACGATCCGTACCCCCTGGATGTTCTCGTCCACCACGGTCGCGAGCCCGGCCAGGCGCGCCTGGATCAGCCACGACACCGGGAACATCGCACGGCGCATACGCAGGCCCAGCAGCCCGATCAGCGGCATCGTCGCCATCGCCACGATCGCCAGCGGCACGTTGATCGTCAGCATCAGCCCGAACGCGACCAGCGCGATCGTGCACTGCACCACGATCGACGGCCCGAACGCCAGGTACATCTGCACGCCGCGGATGTCGGAGCTGGACCGGGACATCAGCTCGCCGGACTGCACCCGGTCGTAGAACGCGTACGGCATGCGCATCAGGTGCGTGTAGACGATGGTGCGGAGGTCGTACTCCATCTCGTACGCGGTGCGCAGCAGATACAGCCGGGCCAGGAAGTTGATCACGCCTTGGGCCAGCGCCAGCCCCGCGATCAGCCAGACGAACGTCTCCAGGCCGGCCGCGCGCGCCACCAGCGCGGTGTCGATGCCGCGCCGCACCAGATCCGGGATCTGCACCTGCACGATCAGCCCGGCGAACGACAACACCAGCGACGTGATCAGCAGCCCCCGGTGCGCCCGCACGATCGGCGCGGCCCGCCGCAGCCACCCCTTCGTGACATCGGGATCGATCCCAGCCTTCGGCGCCCGCCTCGGCGCCTCTCGCGGTGACGAGACGGTCACTTATCGTCCACCATGGTGCTTAGCCTAGCTAATCACTCGTCATGGCGCACCGGGCGGCCGCATCGGAGGATAAAACGGATATATTGGTTGTTGTCGCGCCAGTCTCGCCTGTGCGGCCCGGACCGCGCGCTGCTGGGCGGCCAGCCGGAACCACCCCCGCGACGACGGCAGCGCGAGCAGCACACCCGCGGCGATGACCAGACCGGCCGTCAGCAGCGCGGCACCGATCATCAGCCAGCGATGCCACGGCACCGCCGCGAACACGTCGAACGCGACGACCACCACACAGAACACGAACGCCAACGCACCCAGCAGGTACGTGATCGTGCGCGCACCGGGCCGCCCGGACAGGTCGAGCAGGGCCAGCAGCACCGCCAGCCCGGCGACGACCAGCGCGACCACGCCGCCGGCCCCGAGCAGCAGCCCGGCGATCAGCGCGGCGTCCGCACTCTCCCGCAGATCACCGTAGTGGCGCTGATACTGCGGGACCGCGAAGAACGACGCGAACGCGGCCGACGCCCAGACCGCGGCGGCACCGGAGAACAGGTAGGCGGCCCCGGTCACCCCGTCCGGCCGGCGCAGCGGCGCGGTCATCGCGCACCGGCGCGGCGTCGCCGCACCACCCAGGCACCGGCGAGCAGCCAGGCCAGCACCGGCAGCGCGGTCAGCGCCCAGAACAACGGCCGGCCCAGCGGGGCCGTGGGCACCGGCCGCGCCTCGGCGGGCGGGCGCTCCGACGTGCTGCCGCCGAGCCAGGTCAGGCCGGACCCGGCCTCGGCCACGGGCACCTCCCGCGCGGTCGTCACCGCATCCGCGACCCCCGGTCGGGAGGACAACAGTTCGGCGCCGCTGAGCAGCTTCTTCGGCACGGTCGTCCAGTCGACGCCGCCGTAGACGTACACGTGGGTGTAGATGTAGCCGCCCTTGCGGGTCTCCCGCTCCACGCGGAACTCGCCGTCCTTGTACGACTTCACCATCCGCTCCCACACCTCACGCGGCGACCACGGCGTGCGGGCCGGCCACGCGCTCACGTCCCCGGAGTCGATCAGGTCGCCGTACGCGGTGGTCCGGAACTCGCCGCGCTGCCGGTACCACTCGGCCGCGACCCGGCTGGCGTAGACGCGGCGCAGGTCCGCGTACGCCGAGTCCTCGTTGATCGCCTTCTCCACCTGCGGCAGGATCGTGTCCCGGTAGAGCGCCTCGTTGTGCGCGCTGTCCGCCTCCGACTGCCCGGGGCAGCCGCCCACACCGCCGACGCCCGCGGTCGCGATGTACTCCGTCTCCATCTTCACCTCGAGCGGCGCGTCCACGATGAACAGCGCGTTGCCGTCCTCGCGGACCACGGCCGGGCGCGGCACGATCCACTGCCGCATCGACACGCACTTGTCGTCGCCGCGCAGCGAGTCCCAGAAGACGCGGCCACGGGCGGTCTCCGGATGGATGTACTTCGCGACGGACTTCTTCATCGCCAGATCCGCCTCCAGCAGCACCCGGCCGGCATCCGTGGTACCCAGCTTCGCGTCGATGATCCGGTCGGGCTCGTCCGGGTTCAGGTTGACGGTGAAGCTCTCCGGCGGCAGCGCCAGCCAGGTGAAGAACGAGTCGGCCGCCAGCTGCGCCGCATCCCGGCCGCCGTAGGAGACCTGCTCGCCGGGCTTCGGGTCGACCTGGTACGCGTATTCCAGCCCGGTCCCGACACCACCGTCATAGGTGTCCTTGATGTACCGCAACTCCAGCGTGGCGAAGTCGACCCCGCCGAGCGGCTGCGGCGTCTGCCGGCCGCCCGCGTCCTCGGGGTCGGCGCCGACGCCCCGGTCGGCCTCCTCCGCGATCGCGGCGTTCTCCGCCGCCTCCTCGGGCGAGGCCGCGGATCCGGCGATCGTGTCCACGGCCGGGCTCCGCTCCTGGGCCTGGCCGGCGTTGAGCGCGCCCGGAGGCGAGGTCTTCGGTGGCGGGTCCGGCGAGGTGGCCACGCCACCGCCCGGATCCGTCGGCGGGTCGACGTCGTCACCGGTGAGCTTCGGGACCGGTGTCGCCTTGGCCGGCATGTAGTACGCCTCGATCGGCAGCAGCTTCTGCCCGGCGGGACGCGTCAGATTGAGCTCCGCGATCCGCTCGTTCTCGGCGGCGATCTTCGCGTCCTCCTTCGCCGCGTTCTTCGCGTAGTCGGGCGAGGCCGGGTCGTCCGAGATGACGATCATGAGTCGGCCACCGCCACCGGCCTTCGCGAAGTCGTCGGTGTAGTTGCGCAGCTGGCGTTCGTTGACCTCCGCGACGGTATCGCTGTACTTGCACTCGAGGACCTCGGTCAGCACCTGCTGACCGTCGATCACCTGGCTGGTCGGACTCGGGTTGCGCCAGTCGGGCCGTTTCTGGGACTTCGACTTGGCCACCTGCGTGTCGTGCACCCACCCGTCCTCGGTGCGGGCGCCGGCCTGCCCGGCCGCCCAGAGTTCGTGCCCCTCGCCGGAGATCAGATGGTTGCCCCACCGGCCGACGGTGATCTCGACCCACCGGTTCCAGAACTTCCGCGACTCGGCCTCCCGCTGCTCCTCGGTGAGCTTCTTCCACGGCCCGGCCAGCTTCCTGTCCAGCGCCCTCTTACCGCTCGCCCCGTCCCGCCAGGTAACGAGCAGCCGGTTCACGGTGCCGAGCGGGTAGTCGTCGCCCTTGAACGAGAGAGCCGCCAGAGACTCCGGAGAGAGCCGGGGCGAAGCCCAATCGATCATGCCGATCAGGTAGGTGAAGCTGGGATAGTCGAACGTGGCCGTCGGCGCGGCCGTCCCCCGCGTCGGCGAGCCCGGGACGACCGTGGGCTCGCGCACCTGCACCGGCGACGCCGTCACCGGCGGGGGCGACGGTGCCGCACCAGTGAACGCGGACCCGAACAACAAGGCCACCGCTAGGCCGGCCGAGGCCAGCCCGCGTCGCATCAAGACCATTGCGATCTCCCCGTGGTCGGCGTGATGCCACCACCAGGATATGAACGCCTGTCAATCCTAGGAAGCGTAGTACCTGCGCAGATGTCCTGGTTGCTCCCGCGACGCGGCCAGCAGCAACGCCGGCGTGACACGTGCCCGCGACGGGCCGACCAGTCGCAGGTAGACGGTGTCCGCGTCGACCGGGCCGGCGGAGTCGATCGTCCACCGTCCACCGTGGCCGCGCCGGAAGACCTCGCCGACGTGCCGGACCGCGTCCTCGAACAGCGCCCGATCGCCGGGTGCGCCGCGAACCGCGTCCTCGACCCGGTCCAGCGACTCCGGCGTCGGGTCGCCGAAACGGTCGCGGCGCGCCGCGGCCCAGGCCGACAGCGCGGCCGCGGTCTCCGCCGGGGAGACCCAGTCGAGGTCGGTCTCCTCCTTCTCCGGCCGCGCACCGGCACCGGCGACCGCCGCCGCCCACTCCTCGTGCACCGACGTCAGCGGTGACGCGTCGCCGGCGTCCCTGACCTGGTCGATCAGCGTCATCGGCGCGACCGGTTCCAGTCCGAGGCCGTCCCCGGGGACCGCGAGCGGCGCCTCGTCCCACTCCCACCGGCCGCCGGCCGTCCGCAGCAGGGTCTCGCCCAGGTAGGCGGCGACGGCCGGGATCAACTCCTCGTCGAAACCGGGGTCCAGCACCAGCGCGGCGACGACCGGCAGCGAGGCGGCTTCGAAGTTCAGCAGCGCGTCGTCCGGCACCTCGTCGGTCAGCGTCAGGTAGCCGGCCATCAGGTCGTCACGCCACTCGGCGAGCACCGGATCAGCCCCTCTGCTCGCCGAGCAGGCGCGTCGCCAGGACCGCGGCCTGGGTGCGGCGCTCCAGGCCGAGTTTGGCGAGGACGCTGGAGACGTAGTTCTTCACGGTCTTCTCGGCGAGGAACATCCTGCCGGCGATCTCGCGGTTGGTGAGGCCCTCCGCCACGTACTCCAGGATCCGGCGTTCCTGCTCGGTCAGCGAGCGCAGCTCGCGGGGCTCCTCGACGCCGGTGCGGATGCGCTCCAGGACGCGCTGGGTGACGGCCGGGTCGAGCAGTGACTGGCCCTGGGCGACCCGGCGGACCGCGTCGACCAGGTCGTTACCGCGGATCTGCTTGAGCACGTAGCCGGAGGCGCCCGCCATGATCGCGGCGAACAGCGCCTCGTCGTCCTCGTACGACGTCAGGATCAGGCCCTTGATCGACGAGTCGACCGCGCGCACGTCCCGGCACACGTCGATGCCGGAGCCGTCCGGGAGCCGGCCGTCGAGGATCATCACGTCCGGGCGCAGCGCGGGAATCCGCCGGGCGGCCTCCTGGGCGAGCCCGGACTCCCCGACGATCTCGATGTCGCCGGCGGCTCCGAGGAGGCCGGCGATGCCGCGGCGCACGACCTCGTGGTCGTCGAGCAGGAACACACGAATCACCCCTCCTTTCTACCGCCTCCCGGTCACCCGGACACAGGGCCGAAGGTCCCTTCAAAATCTTGTTCTCCCCGCGTGGCTGAGTCCCAGAGCCCCGGCGGGCACCGGCAGGCCGCATGGGTGACTCCGCTCAGGGGCGGGAGGCCGGGGCGGCGGCCGGGCTCCGTTCCGGTTCCGCGGTGGTCCGGCAAACCCACACCCGGCTTGGCCGGTACGGCATTCTCCTGCGCCCGCTCCATCGCGTTCTGACGCGGTTCACGCCGATGCGCGCATCACCGGCACCCTCGGGACCGGCGCCGCCGGGGTCGAGGGATGCGGCTCGGCGGCGTGGTCAAGAACGCCGACCGGTATCGGAGGCCCGGCGGACTCCCGTCCGGGCGGACGAAGGCCGGTCAGCGCCGTCGATCTTGTCGTGCCGGGGCAGCGGGCGGTGTCAGTAGCTGAAGCCCGCGACCGCGGTGCGGAGTTCGCCGGAGATGCGGGCCAGGTCGCCGGCCGCGGTCTCGGTGGCGTGCGCGGCTTCCCGGGTCGCGGCCGTCACCTGGACGACCTCGCCGATCTGGCTGCTGATCTGGGAGGTGCCGCCGGCGGCGCGGTTCAGGTCGGACGTCATGCCGTTCGTGGTGGCGCTCTGCTCCTCGACCGCGGACGCGATCGTGTTCTGGTAGTCGTTGATCCGGCCGATGATCTGCCCGATCCCGGAGATCGACTCGACCGCGGTGCGCGTGTCCGCCTGGATCGCCTCGATCCGGCGGCTGATCTCCTCGGTCGCCTTCCCGGTCTCCTGTGCCAGGTCCTTGACCTCGCCGGCCACCACCGCGAAGCCCTTGCCCGACTCACCGGCGCGCGCGGCCTCGATCGTGGCGTTCAGCGCGAGCAGGTTCGTCTGCGCGGCGATCGCGGTGATCACCTTGACCACGTTGTCGATCTCCGCGGACGAGCTGTCCAGCTTCGTCATCAGCTCCTCGGCCTGCGACGCGACCCGGACCGCGTCCGCCGCGACCTGCGCGGCCTCGGTGGCGCTGACCGCGATCTCCCGGATCGCCGCGCCCATCTCCTCGGCGCCGCTGGCGACCGCGCTGACGCCGGCGGTCACCTCGCCCGCGGCCGCGTCGATCGAGCTGACCCGGCCGGAGGCCTCGTCGGTGTTGCTGGACAGCGTAGCGCTGGCCCGCTGCAGTTCGGTGGACCGCTCGCCCAGCCCGGCGCTCGCCTCCGCGAGGGTGCGCACGGCCGCGCGCATGTGCGCGTTCGCCTGGTGCACGGCCCGCGACATCCGGCCGATCTCGTCGTCGGCGGTGTCGGCCGGGCGCTCGGTCAGGTCACCGGCCGCCATCGCGGCCAGCACCGACTCCAGCCCGGACAGCCGCCGGACCAGGCCGCGCGCGACCAGCAGCGAGAACGCGGCAGCGAGCACCACGCCGGCGACCAGCACGATGATGATCACGTTGCGGGCCTGGTCGGCTGTCTGCCGGGCGGCGGCCGCGGTCGCGGTGGCGTGTCCCTGGGACAGCTCCTTCAGCGCGGTGAGGTCCTCCATCGCGGTGACGATCGACGGGTTCAGCGTGCTGCTGCGGAACGCCTGCCACTCCTCGACCTTCCCGGCCTGCTTCAGCGCCGCGGACTCCTTGCGCAGGTCGAGGTAGACGGCCCAGTGGTCGGCGAACGTCGCCATCGCGGCGCGCTCCGCGTCCGTGACGGTCAGCCGGTCGTACTCCTCGATGCGCACCGAAACCTGGTCGAGCATCGCCGAGGTCTCCTCGGCGTAGGCCTTGACCTTCACCGGGTCGGTGCCGGTCAGGTTCGACAGGCTGGCCCAGCGGGAGTGCCAGATCAGCTGCTCGATGTCCTGCACCACACTCAGCGGCCGCAGCGCGTTGTCGTAGACCGACTCGGCACGGTCCGCGATGGCGGACATCCGCGCCACGCTCACCACACCGACCACCAGGGCCACGACCAGCGCGACCGCGGCCGTGGCCAGCAGGCTGGTGCGCATACTCAGGGACCGCATCAGCGTCACCTCTACCTCGCCGTTACTTTCCCCTCCGTTCGGCGTGCGATGGGCGATCCTGAGGAAGGTCACACCACGGTCAGCACCAGCTTGGCCCGGGAGTGTTCCTGCTCCAGGTGGTGGACCGCCGCCGCGGCGGCCTCCAGCGGATACGTCTTCTCGATCACCGGGCGGACGGTACCGGCCTCGATCAGGTCGCGCAGCGCGTCCAGGTACTCCGCGCGCGGAGTGATCTGCAGCGGGAGCAGCCGCTGCGGGCGCGCGGCCCGAGCCAGCAGCCGCCCCCGCAGCTGGATCGCCATCGGCCCGAACAGGCTGCCGCCCTCGAAGACACCGCCACCGGCCAGCAGCAGCGTGCCGGCCGGGGTGAGCGC
Coding sequences within it:
- a CDS encoding Imm51 family immunity protein yields the protein MDPLSLIETKPGAYSLILHAGSTPVDGVIEELGHEPNGYFWEGVARLVVRADAPHLEGRFRYDPEGGMFCAYGADRAALEELATHMASVATDAVRARLIVTNAEAEGFEFDD
- a CDS encoding ABC transporter ATP-binding protein, with product MSMFGGGFGGPGGGPGSGSPGGFSASGAGRAARNPGMPFAGIPAELAAGVARLEATEPPLTTAHEPFSFAPDGGRISLRSLLTRRPRLLVAAAIAVLVEALLLQSGPYLVQIGIDHGILARSAPVLVASAVAFLVAVVLTGLATGVRVRQSGRLAAYATRDLRVRVFAQLQRMSLDYYTREKAGVTMTRMTSDVEALQHLLQEGFAQFLIQGLTMVVVTAVLVHYDAGLAAITLLIVVPPLLALTLWFRRAANDTYNRQRDSIAVMFSHLSESLYGVRVITAYGQQLRHVLAHRGVVGAYRDANDATGRINAVYGPGTSVIGLLGLAALLWIGGRMVLRGELSIGELTAFVLYLNAFFLPVQQLVQLYTNYQQARAAIGKLRGLLSTAPGVPSGDLDLPPVRGEITFAGVGFAYEPGRPVLSDVSLRIAPGETVACVGPTGAGKSTIAKLVARFYDPSSGMITIDGHDLRTVTLTSLHRQVGVVPQEPFLFAASLRDNLAFARPDAGEAEIMDAVAAVGLDDLVARVGLDGFLHERGQSVSSGERQLIALARAFLAEPRIVVLDEATSSLDLRSELRVEAALDRLLTGRTAILVAHRLSTARRADRILVVEDGRVVESGSHTALIAAGGRYAAMFATWEASSPGTAR
- a CDS encoding ABC transporter ATP-binding protein; this translates as MTVSSPREAPRRAPKAGIDPDVTKGWLRRAAPIVRAHRGLLITSLVLSFAGLIVQVQIPDLVRRGIDTALVARAAGLETFVWLIAGLALAQGVINFLARLYLLRTAYEMEYDLRTIVYTHLMRMPYAFYDRVQSGELMSRSSSDIRGVQMYLAFGPSIVVQCTIALVAFGLMLTINVPLAIVAMATMPLIGLLGLRMRRAMFPVSWLIQARLAGLATVVDENIQGVRIVKSFAAEQRQVDALATAADRVRWVYMRDAAIRSRWNPVLDNLPRLGLALVLLFGGLMVIDGTATVGTIVAFNSYVLMLQPPFRMLGMMIMLGQRAAASAKRIYEILDTPPVIESPPDGVATAITGEIGFRNVRFDYPDGTRALDGLDLDIAAGETVALVGATGSGKSTIGRLIARYYDVTSGSVTIDGRDVRDYRLDRLRDQVGIVPDEPFLFSETVHANIAFGRPDASREEVRAAARTAGADDFIQDLEHGYDTVVGERGYTLSGGQRQRVAIARALLVNPPVLVLDDATSAVDVAVEHRIHDALRTLMHGRTTIIVAHRPATIGLAKRVLLVDHGRIIADGTHEGLIRTEPRYAAVLAAFAVAEESA
- a CDS encoding response regulator codes for the protein MIRVFLLDDHEVVRRGIAGLLGAAGDIEIVGESGLAQEAARRIPALRPDVMILDGRLPDGSGIDVCRDVRAVDSSIKGLILTSYEDDEALFAAIMAGASGYVLKQIRGNDLVDAVRRVAQGQSLLDPAVTQRVLERIRTGVEEPRELRSLTEQERRILEYVAEGLTNREIAGRMFLAEKTVKNYVSSVLAKLGLERRTQAAVLATRLLGEQRG
- a CDS encoding methyl-accepting chemotaxis protein; protein product: MRSLSMRTSLLATAAVALVVALVVGVVSVARMSAIADRAESVYDNALRPLSVVQDIEQLIWHSRWASLSNLTGTDPVKVKAYAEETSAMLDQVSVRIEEYDRLTVTDAERAAMATFADHWAVYLDLRKESAALKQAGKVEEWQAFRSSTLNPSIVTAMEDLTALKELSQGHATATAAAARQTADQARNVIIIVLVAGVVLAAAFSLLVARGLVRRLSGLESVLAAMAAGDLTERPADTADDEIGRMSRAVHQANAHMRAAVRTLAEASAGLGERSTELQRASATLSSNTDEASGRVSSIDAAAGEVTAGVSAVASGAEEMGAAIREIAVSATEAAQVAADAVRVASQAEELMTKLDSSSAEIDNVVKVITAIAAQTNLLALNATIEAARAGESGKGFAVVAGEVKDLAQETGKATEEISRRIEAIQADTRTAVESISGIGQIIGRINDYQNTIASAVEEQSATTNGMTSDLNRAAGGTSQISSQIGEVVQVTAATREAAHATETAAGDLARISGELRTAVAGFSY